The Bacteroidales bacterium nucleotide sequence CGTTATGATTCCTAATTGGTATAAGTTAAGGTTTAAATAATTTTATAGATTCCTGCTTTCGCAGGAATGACAGGCAGAAGTGCTTTTTCATAGCTTCTGTCATTCCGCACTTGATGCGGAATCTGTTAACTTATTGACATTGGTCGGCAGACAGGGAATACTGGAATACAAAATAATTGAACTTTCGACTATTACTTGCATGCGATTGCTTTGCTAAATTCCACTATTTCATCTTTCCATTATTCCAGTTGTTTGTCGCATCTAACATACATAGTGCTTTTATAGATTACGAGAATATTGGGAGTTCTGAAATTATTATAATTTACTCCCTGATAAATTCTATATTCCTTTTTAGCCCTGAATATTTTGTCCGTTGAATTGGAGAATCTTTAAATAATAAATTAAATTTTTCCTGTGTTAAATTATACCAGTCATTTTTTGTCATTTTCAACATTTCTTGTTTCGGAATAAAAGCATTTTCATAATTAGTCTCTAATTTTTTATTCCATGGACAAACATTTTGACAAATATCACAACCAAATATCCAGTTATTAAACTTTCCTTTCATATTATCAGGAATATTTCCTTTTTTTTCTATTGTAAAATACGAAATACATTTACTGGCATCAACAACAAAAGGTTTAATAATTGCATTAACAGGGCAGGATTCAACACATTTATTACATGTGCCACAATAATCTTTAATTGGTTTGTCATATTCCAATTCAATATCAATTATTAATTCACCAATGAAACAAAATGAACCATATTTTTTATTAATAAGTAATGAATTTTTACCAATCCATCCCAATCCTGCTTCTTTAGCCCAAACTCTTTCTAAAACAGGTGCAGAATCAGTAAAATATCTGCCATTTACTTTTGTTATATTACTATTAATAAAATGTAATAATTTATTTAATTTATTTTTTATAATATGATGATAATCTTTGCCATAAGCATATTTTGAAATTTTTGGGGCATCCGTATCTTTTTGATTTTCTGAACTATAATAATTAAACAATACTGATATTATAGATTTTGCACCTTCAACTAATTTTGAAGGGTCAAGTCTTTTTTCAAAATGATTTTCCATATATTTCATTTCTCCGTGCATATCTTTATCAAGCCATTCTTTTAAATATATTTCCTCATTTTTCAAATATTGAACTTTCGATATACCACAATCAACAAAACCAAGACGTTTTGCCTCGGTTTTTATTATATTGCTATATTCAAGCTTATTATTCATTAGGTTTTATATCAGGCAATATTCACTTTTTTTTGAAAACCCTGAATCCGTCAGAAACCTCTTAAATCTGATAGTCAAGGCTTGACTTAAACTATAAATTATGGCTAAATTGCCTAATTTTAAAGGAGTCAAGCCTTGACTTGCGGATTTTAGGGAAAACAAAAATTA carries:
- the queG gene encoding tRNA epoxyqueuosine(34) reductase QueG codes for the protein MNNKLEYSNIIKTEAKRLGFVDCGISKVQYLKNEEIYLKEWLDKDMHGEMKYMENHFEKRLDPSKLVEGAKSIISVLFNYYSSENQKDTDAPKISKYAYGKDYHHIIKNKLNKLLHFINSNITKVNGRYFTDSAPVLERVWAKEAGLGWIGKNSLLINKKYGSFCFIGELIIDIELEYDKPIKDYCGTCNKCVESCPVNAIIKPFVVDASKCISYFTIEKKGNIPDNMKGKFNNWIFGCDICQNVCPWNKKLETNYENAFIPKQEMLKMTKNDWYNLTQEKFNLLFKDSPIQRTKYSGLKRNIEFIRE